TGTTTGGATATGTAACTACTTTAAGAACCTTGTCATCAGGTAGAGCAACATCTACCATGGAATTCTCTCATTATGAGAAAACTCCGTCAAGCGTTTCTGAAGAAGTGATCAAAAAAGCACAAGGTTAATCTACTAATAAAAGAAAAATGAGTCAGAAAATTAGAATTAAATTAAAGTCTTACGATCATAATTTAGTAGATAAATCTGCTGAGAAGATTGTAAAAACAGTAAAGAACACAGGTGCTGTTGTAAATGGACCAATTCCGTTACCAACACATAAAAAAATCTTTACAGTGTTGCGTTCACCACACGTTAACAAAAAGTCAAGAGAGCAGTTTCAATTGAGTGCGTTCAAAAGAATTTTAGATATCTACAGTTCTTCTTCGAAAACAATTGATGCTCTAATGAAGCTTGAGTTACCAAGTGGGGTTGAAGTAGAGATCAAAGTTTAATCCGAAAGATTGAACTGATCAAAGGCTGAAAAGGAAATTTCAGTCACTTGTCCTGAGCGATTGACGAGGGAAAAACGGAAAAATATATTCAGGGTTGAAGATATTTTGACCCTGTTTTTTTAAATAGAGAATAATAATTAAATAATAGAAAATGTCTGGGTTAATAGGAAAAAAAATAGGAATGACCAGTATTTATGATGAGAATGGAAAAAATATTCCATGTACCGTTATTCAAGCTGGTCCTTGTGTGGTTACCCAAGTCAGAACCAAAGAGGTTGACGGGTACGAAGCCTTGCAACTTGGTTTCGATGACAAAGCAGAAAAGCAGTCTAATAAGGCGCTTAACGGGCACTTTAAAAAGGCCGGTTCATCTGCTAAAAGACGTGTCGTTGAATTCCAAGGATTTGAGCAAGATTTTAAATTAGGTGATGAAATTTCAGTAGATCACTTTGAAGAAGGGGAATTCGTAGATGTATCAGGTACGTCTAAAGGAAAA
This DNA window, taken from Lutimonas zeaxanthinifaciens, encodes the following:
- the rpsJ gene encoding 30S ribosomal protein S10; its protein translation is MSQKIRIKLKSYDHNLVDKSAEKIVKTVKNTGAVVNGPIPLPTHKKIFTVLRSPHVNKKSREQFQLSAFKRILDIYSSSSKTIDALMKLELPSGVEVEIKV
- the rplC gene encoding 50S ribosomal protein L3, whose product is MSGLIGKKIGMTSIYDENGKNIPCTVIQAGPCVVTQVRTKEVDGYEALQLGFDDKAEKQSNKALNGHFKKAGSSAKRRVVEFQGFEQDFKLGDEISVDHFEEGEFVDVSGTSKGKGFQGVVKRHGFAGSERTHGQQSMNRAPGSVGAASYPARIFKGMRMAGRMGGEKVKVQNLRVLKVVKDKNLLVVKGAVPGHKNSYVIIQK